A portion of the Bacteroides faecium genome contains these proteins:
- a CDS encoding GDSL-type esterase/lipase family protein, giving the protein MQNLKEKNWSSIIVIILLLWNPITLLLLFKNYVIAFFIPAIILSTGLYIYSLNDKYLRIKVWAFNICAILSIAYHAELIFINVFPEKNIPNLYQIHDKYYFNKPNLNRNFNDDEYVSLYKTNCQGYRIDRLSNANDSIKYCDWMFIGDSYTQGAQVDYPDLFSSLLYRYFPDKIIVNAGISGAGLYDELNYYKDMGHLLKPKRVFLQIGVFNDFFNVEEKNASFQDWLMCYSDLFRYLEFNLIGKEDLSLKRWTEPFFANIQKNTDYNILYKKTSPQKEKDKTSLYQCIKEFNQCIKQNGGELVLLLIPSKEQVSDEMLDEVVCKYNIQKSDLDMTYPNRWIQDLANKIGIKLIDLYDDFRTSKDFPFFYIDEHMNYVGHHLIAKRVSSYFLNEAFNYNYLSQGNTFDRYPTIYDESRKILYQSQDEHLHQICTANQDFSKNEIVWRSLNELIHPVYSPDKTMLAFTEGNQEKGCTDVILYNFITEHSLKINAPSTYGAIPTFSHTGDLIAYANWDKSSVPGISVYDIKQNKILFTIKHKEECWRPVFSVDDETIYFIQKDRQSDKFKIKSYNLKSHKESILLKTDYDIWDIAISPSGKYMLYAGYKNQNWDIFIYDILQQKEKQITDTLGDEWDPVFGADDSDIWFAGVFGINNGIYHKKIDLCP; this is encoded by the coding sequence ATGCAGAATTTAAAAGAGAAAAACTGGAGTTCCATAATAGTAATAATCTTACTATTATGGAATCCTATCACTTTATTATTACTATTCAAGAATTATGTAATAGCCTTCTTCATTCCTGCCATAATATTATCTACCGGATTATACATATATTCCCTAAATGATAAGTATCTTAGAATAAAAGTTTGGGCTTTCAATATATGTGCAATCTTAAGTATTGCATACCATGCTGAACTGATTTTCATAAACGTATTTCCCGAGAAGAATATCCCAAATCTATATCAAATCCACGATAAGTATTATTTCAACAAACCAAATCTTAATAGAAATTTCAATGATGACGAATATGTCAGTTTATATAAAACTAATTGTCAAGGATATAGGATTGACAGACTATCAAATGCAAACGATAGTATAAAATATTGTGACTGGATGTTCATTGGTGATTCATATACACAAGGAGCACAAGTAGACTACCCTGATTTATTTTCATCATTATTATATCGTTACTTTCCCGATAAAATAATTGTCAATGCAGGAATTAGCGGTGCAGGACTTTATGATGAACTAAACTATTACAAAGATATGGGGCATTTATTAAAGCCTAAACGTGTATTTTTACAAATAGGAGTATTCAATGATTTTTTCAATGTTGAGGAAAAGAATGCATCATTTCAGGATTGGTTAATGTGCTATTCTGACTTATTTCGTTATTTAGAATTCAATCTCATCGGCAAAGAAGATTTATCCTTAAAAAGGTGGACAGAACCTTTCTTTGCTAATATACAAAAAAATACAGACTACAATATCTTGTATAAAAAGACCTCTCCACAGAAAGAAAAGGATAAAACCTCTTTATATCAATGCATTAAGGAATTTAATCAATGCATAAAACAAAATGGCGGAGAATTAGTTTTGCTATTAATTCCATCCAAAGAACAAGTTTCTGATGAAATGCTTGACGAAGTTGTATGCAAATATAATATACAAAAAAGCGATTTGGATATGACTTATCCTAATAGATGGATACAAGATTTAGCCAATAAAATAGGAATCAAGTTAATCGATTTATATGATGACTTTCGGACTTCCAAGGATTTTCCCTTTTTTTATATTGATGAACATATGAATTATGTTGGGCATCATTTAATTGCTAAACGAGTATCCTCATATTTCTTAAATGAAGCATTTAATTATAATTACCTAAGCCAGGGAAATACTTTCGACCGATATCCGACTATCTACGATGAAAGTAGAAAAATACTCTATCAAAGCCAGGATGAACATTTACACCAAATTTGTACTGCAAATCAAGATTTTAGCAAGAATGAAATTGTATGGAGAAGCTTGAATGAACTTATTCACCCTGTTTATTCACCAGACAAAACAATGTTGGCATTTACAGAAGGGAATCAAGAAAAAGGCTGTACCGATGTGATCTTATATAATTTTATAACCGAACATTCCTTAAAAATAAATGCCCCATCTACCTACGGTGCTATACCAACATTTAGCCATACAGGAGATTTGATTGCCTATGCAAACTGGGATAAATCTTCAGTACCTGGCATTTCTGTATATGACATAAAACAAAACAAAATACTATTTACCATAAAACATAAAGAAGAATGCTGGAGACCCGTTTTTTCTGTTGATGATGAAACAATATATTTCATTCAGAAGGACAGGCAATCAGACAAATTTAAGATAAAATCATATAACCTAAAAAGTCACAAAGAATCAATTCTTCTTAAAACTGACTACGATATCTGGGATATTGCAATTTCTCCGTCAGGAAAATACATGCTTTATGCAGGCTATAAAAATCAGAATTGGGATATATTCATTTATGACATACTGCAACAAAAGGAAAAACAAATAACAGATACACTAGGCGATGAATGGGATCCAGTATTTGGTGCAGATGATTCTGATATTTGGTTTGCAGGTGTATTTGGGATAAATAACGGCATATATCATAAAAAAATCGATTTATGCCCTTAA
- a CDS encoding MBOAT family O-acyltransferase, producing MPLTVIVISLLFFYATGITWRKVILILTSLYVYYQFIGVYILLLLILSTIIIISSKFIVNENKKIFVIIPILFIIFTFAILKYTGFSNWKLPVGFSVYAFSSISFIVDQYKNHIKYKWLDILCFLYFFPKILAGPIERSQDFISQLSTINKPTLIQFYKVFKLIVFSTLCKFVIANNLEGTTTSDYNGVNTIISILLFSIQFYFDYWAYTNFAIAFGWLYGIKLSPSFNRPYYSNSFKKFWNCWNITLSTWLRDYIYIPLGGNKVKRLHWISNILIVFIVSGLWHGSTVPFIIWGITHAILLIIELTIIKRYSFNLGLLYGIFVFLAVSLLWQMFKCNNLEDIASLFKAIKTPDSINIQLIVYLSISLTVMVILQSKTVLKIIFSIHDNKKFIIYEVTTISIMIIFIILLCGDYNSTFFYFKF from the coding sequence ATGCCCTTAACAGTGATTGTGATAAGCCTATTATTTTTTTATGCTACAGGCATAACATGGAGAAAAGTGATTCTTATTCTCACGAGTCTTTATGTATATTATCAATTCATTGGAGTATATATATTACTATTACTCATTTTATCCACAATTATAATTATATCAAGCAAATTCATTGTCAACGAAAACAAGAAGATATTTGTCATAATCCCTATACTATTTATTATCTTCACTTTTGCAATACTGAAATATACAGGTTTTTCTAATTGGAAACTACCAGTTGGCTTTTCTGTCTATGCTTTTAGTAGTATTTCATTTATAGTCGATCAATATAAAAATCACATAAAATATAAATGGCTCGATATACTTTGTTTTTTATATTTCTTTCCTAAAATCCTAGCAGGACCAATAGAACGGTCACAAGATTTCATAAGTCAACTTTCTACAATCAATAAACCTACACTTATCCAATTTTACAAAGTTTTCAAACTGATAGTTTTCTCAACTTTATGTAAATTCGTGATAGCCAACAATCTTGAAGGAACAACTACCTCAGACTATAATGGAGTTAATACGATCATTTCCATTCTTTTATTTTCAATTCAATTTTATTTTGATTATTGGGCATATACTAACTTCGCAATTGCTTTTGGGTGGCTTTATGGAATAAAACTATCTCCAAGTTTCAATAGACCATACTATTCGAATTCCTTCAAGAAATTTTGGAACTGTTGGAATATAACATTGAGTACATGGCTCAGAGATTATATTTATATCCCATTAGGAGGAAATAAAGTAAAACGATTGCACTGGATTTCCAATATCCTTATAGTATTCATTGTAAGTGGATTATGGCATGGTTCTACGGTTCCGTTTATCATTTGGGGAATTACACATGCTATTCTATTAATTATAGAATTAACTATTATCAAACGGTATTCTTTTAACTTGGGATTGCTATATGGAATTTTTGTTTTTCTAGCCGTCTCACTACTATGGCAGATGTTCAAGTGCAATAATTTAGAAGATATAGCATCACTTTTTAAAGCTATTAAAACGCCTGATAGTATTAACATCCAGCTCATTGTATATTTGTCTATAAGTCTCACAGTAATGGTCATACTACAATCAAAGACTGTACTTAAAATTATTTTCAGCATTCATGACAATAAAAAATTCATTATATATGAAGTAACTACGATTTCCATAATGATAATATTTATTATTTTACTTTGTGGTGATTATAATTCA